A DNA window from bacterium contains the following coding sequences:
- a CDS encoding MBL fold metallo-hydrolase, protein MIVFESANMKLHAISDGSFALDGGLMYGVVPKSFWQKWHDVDAENRIRLGVWCLVAETREGLVVVDTGCGDKLSEKLRGIYDLQRPEGDLIEGMKAEGLSPDDVVAVIQSHLHFDHCGGVTKKSDSGWALQFPNATVYSTSTEYAEATLINERTKGSYYKHTLEGWEPGERLKLLDGETEILPGVRAIPSPGHTLGHQLVLFDDAGMRLVYWGDLIPMSTFTHIPVIASIDNYPMVTLERKKEFLKRAAEEKWHQFFCHNFGSPYSEPPAAG, encoded by the coding sequence ATGATCGTTTTCGAGTCGGCAAACATGAAGCTGCACGCAATCTCCGACGGCTCGTTCGCGCTGGACGGCGGGCTGATGTACGGCGTCGTCCCCAAGTCATTCTGGCAGAAATGGCACGATGTTGACGCGGAAAACCGGATCAGGCTTGGCGTGTGGTGCCTGGTCGCCGAGACGCGGGAGGGATTGGTCGTTGTGGACACGGGCTGCGGCGACAAGCTTTCCGAAAAGCTGCGCGGAATCTACGATTTGCAGCGTCCGGAGGGCGATTTGATTGAAGGGATGAAGGCGGAAGGACTTTCGCCGGACGACGTGGTGGCGGTTATCCAGTCGCATCTGCATTTCGACCATTGCGGCGGTGTTACGAAGAAGTCGGACAGCGGCTGGGCGTTGCAGTTTCCGAACGCAACGGTTTACTCGACCTCGACCGAATACGCGGAGGCGACGCTTATTAACGAGCGCACCAAGGGCAGCTATTACAAGCATACGCTTGAAGGCTGGGAGCCGGGCGAGCGGCTGAAGCTTCTGGACGGCGAAACCGAAATTCTGCCCGGCGTTCGGGCGATTCCTTCTCCCGGGCATACTCTGGGGCATCAACTCGTTTTATTCGATGACGCGGGGATGAGGCTTGTCTACTGGGGCGATCTGATTCCGATGTCAACATTCACGCACATCCCCGTCATCGCATCCATAGATAACTACCCAATGGTGACGCTGGAGCGCAAGAAGGAGTTCCTTAAACGGGCCGCCGAAGAAAAGTGGCATCAGTTCTTCTGCCACAATTTCGGCTCGCCGTATTCGGAGCCGCCCGCGGCAGGCTAG
- a CDS encoding ABC transporter ATP-binding protein yields MLKVDALRVNYGAVEALKGISIDCPEGKIISLIGANGAGKSTTLNAIMGLVRTSGGTVSYSGLDITNKPAHKIVALGMSLVPEGRRIFTNLTVNENLEIGAFLEKDRGKIAERKEEVFALFPRLKERIGQIGATLSGGEQQMLAIGRAMMQDPKLMLLDEPSLGLAPNLVAEIFETIRKINSRGATILLVEQNAFQALKISDYAYVLVTGRIELWGTGAELIENEDVKKAYLGI; encoded by the coding sequence ATGCTGAAGGTGGATGCTCTTCGGGTCAATTACGGCGCGGTCGAGGCGCTTAAGGGGATTTCGATTGACTGCCCGGAAGGAAAGATAATCTCGCTGATCGGAGCCAACGGAGCCGGCAAAAGCACGACGCTGAACGCGATTATGGGGTTGGTTCGAACTTCGGGCGGCACCGTTTCCTATAGCGGCCTCGACATTACTAACAAGCCGGCGCACAAAATAGTGGCGCTTGGAATGAGTCTGGTGCCGGAAGGCAGAAGGATATTCACGAATCTGACTGTCAACGAAAACCTGGAAATCGGAGCATTTCTGGAGAAGGACCGCGGCAAAATTGCCGAGCGCAAAGAGGAGGTTTTTGCGCTTTTCCCGCGGCTGAAGGAGCGCATCGGTCAGATCGGTGCAACGTTGTCCGGCGGCGAGCAGCAGATGCTGGCGATCGGAAGGGCGATGATGCAGGACCCGAAGCTGATGCTGCTAGACGAGCCGTCGCTGGGGCTTGCCCCGAATTTGGTGGCAGAAATCTTCGAAACCATTCGCAAGATCAACTCGCGAGGCGCTACAATACTGCTGGTCGAGCAGAACGCGTTCCAGGCGCTCAAGATTTCGGATTACGCGTACGTGCTCGTCACCGGCAGGATTGAACTTTGGGGCACGGGCGCTGAATTGATCGAAAACGAGGACGTCAAGAAAGCGTATTTGGGAATTTGA
- a CDS encoding ABC transporter ATP-binding protein, with translation MLELRDVSVVFGGLRAVDKLTMSVGSKELIGLIGPNGAGKTTVFNAITGVYPPTEGEVILDGERLNGVETHEICRKGIGRTFQNVRLFKNLTVLDNVKIALDRNCKYSLVDAFLRTPRCRRIEREIEEKSYELLDYHGLKDCAKSIAKNLPYGLQKHLEIARAMATNPKILLLDEPAAGLNDRETSELMEKIFRILEEHELGILLIEHDMKLVMGICQRIVMIDYGKKIAEGAPEEIRSNPRCIEAYLGKEANA, from the coding sequence ATGCTTGAGCTGCGCGACGTGAGCGTTGTATTCGGAGGGCTACGGGCGGTTGACAAGCTTACGATGTCCGTAGGAAGTAAGGAACTGATCGGCCTTATCGGCCCGAATGGAGCGGGGAAAACTACTGTTTTTAACGCCATTACCGGAGTTTATCCGCCTACCGAGGGCGAAGTAATTCTCGATGGAGAGAGATTGAATGGGGTCGAAACGCACGAAATATGCCGAAAGGGAATCGGCCGGACGTTTCAAAACGTGCGCCTATTCAAGAACCTGACCGTCTTGGACAACGTTAAAATCGCGCTGGACCGTAATTGCAAATACTCATTGGTGGATGCATTCCTGAGAACGCCTCGATGCCGCCGAATCGAGCGCGAAATCGAGGAAAAGTCGTATGAGCTTCTCGACTATCACGGTTTAAAAGATTGCGCCAAGTCTATTGCCAAAAACCTACCTTACGGACTTCAGAAGCATCTTGAAATTGCCCGGGCCATGGCTACAAATCCGAAAATACTGCTTCTTGACGAGCCTGCGGCAGGATTGAACGACCGGGAAACTTCAGAGCTTATGGAGAAGATTTTCCGCATTTTGGAAGAGCACGAGCTGGGCATACTTTTAATAGAGCACGATATGAAGCTGGTGATGGGCATTTGCCAGCGAATCGTGATGATCGACTACGGCAAGAAGATTGCCGAGGGAGCACCGGAGGAAATCAGAAGCAATCCGCGCTGCATCGAGGCTTACCTGGGCAAGGAGGCAAATGCCTGA
- a CDS encoding branched-chain amino acid ABC transporter permease translates to MINGYFETIIILILVNIIFAQSLNLILGFNGQFSLGHAAFLAIGAYTSAILVGGFGMPLPVGVICGGLLAAILGLLTGVPALRLRGDYLAIATLGFGEIVIRILLILPPAYFGGATGVPGGASKIETLPQLKNVLAWPGAIAPEYAGKAIAELSGAPPANINQAMNLVFAFLWIGAAAFLLVYGLAVLERKLSAFVGRRFGVNKPALLILRVIYMATLATIAVVNSRKLNNAFYSVFELQKARSWSSYLSSQWTVFLLLIGVVTLVIWLFRNYLRSIYGRAVIAIREDEMAGTMLGINLFKFKLMNFLIGSFFAGVAGGLLAHSIPSFNPYEFNFFKSVEVLLMVVLGGMGSLTGTIIGSTVITILPEAFRAVGQWRMVIYSLALVFLMIFRPGGLFGQSEFAFQLPKFLRRAPAAGSADA, encoded by the coding sequence ATGATCAACGGGTATTTCGAGACCATCATCATCCTTATCCTTGTGAATATCATTTTCGCGCAAAGTCTCAACTTGATTCTGGGATTTAACGGACAGTTTTCACTTGGCCATGCCGCATTCCTGGCCATCGGGGCGTACACGAGCGCGATTTTGGTAGGCGGTTTCGGTATGCCGCTTCCCGTCGGAGTGATTTGCGGCGGTTTACTTGCAGCGATTTTAGGATTGTTGACAGGAGTGCCGGCACTAAGGCTGCGCGGGGACTATCTGGCAATCGCAACCCTTGGATTCGGGGAAATCGTCATTCGAATATTGCTTATTTTGCCGCCTGCGTATTTCGGCGGAGCAACCGGGGTTCCCGGTGGGGCTTCTAAAATCGAAACGCTTCCGCAGCTTAAAAACGTACTGGCTTGGCCTGGTGCGATCGCCCCCGAATACGCGGGCAAGGCGATTGCGGAACTGTCGGGCGCGCCGCCAGCGAATATCAACCAGGCGATGAACTTGGTATTTGCATTCCTTTGGATAGGGGCAGCGGCGTTTCTGCTCGTTTACGGCCTGGCCGTGCTGGAAAGAAAATTGTCCGCTTTTGTTGGAAGGCGTTTCGGCGTCAATAAACCGGCCCTCTTGATTCTACGGGTTATTTACATGGCGACGCTGGCAACTATTGCGGTGGTAAACTCGCGAAAGCTGAACAATGCCTTTTATTCAGTGTTCGAGTTGCAAAAGGCGAGATCATGGTCAAGTTATTTGTCTAGCCAATGGACGGTGTTCCTTTTGTTGATCGGCGTGGTCACGCTGGTGATTTGGCTTTTCCGCAACTACTTGAGGAGCATTTACGGCCGGGCGGTTATAGCCATCCGCGAAGATGAAATGGCAGGAACTATGCTTGGCATCAACCTATTTAAGTTCAAGCTCATGAATTTCCTGATTGGAAGCTTTTTCGCCGGCGTTGCAGGTGGGCTTTTGGCGCATTCAATTCCGTCTTTCAACCCATACGAGTTCAACTTCTTCAAAAGCGTTGAAGTTCTGCTTATGGTGGTGTTGGGCGGAATGGGCAGTCTAACCGGGACGATAATCGGCTCCACGGTGATCACGATATTGCCCGAAGCATTCAGGGCTGTCGGGCAATGGCGGATGGTTATTTATTCGCTGGCTCTTGTGTTCCTTATGATTTTTAGACCTGGCGGGCTGTTCGGTCAAAGTGAGTTTGCCTTTCAGCTGCCCAAGTTTTTGCGCCGCGCGCCCGCGGCCGGGAGCGCTGATGCTTGA
- a CDS encoding branched-chain amino acid ABC transporter permease yields the protein MRLSLLPTTRGGRIGAVASAAVLLLLWLLFGFLQNKYPDSDLFTGGYLVQLLFNGVVLGCVYALISLGYTMVYGVIQLINFAHGDIYMLGAYFGYYFLRIFIHRLYFEREWPLYAAFFLAMFCAMALCALCGVLMEKFAYLPLRKSTRIAALITAVGMSFFLENLGIIVFTANPKSFAPKSFAVYTAEFDKSADFSTPIRRIVYDATRAEAELQGACFARVRVETELGKSDWSQPVALAEGEEFAAGGFEEQSGSKLEAPTGLTINRKPGKTTGSVELKWAETPARIRNIRSVFGSNAVYIPLDFGLRTNPANAASSDYDAAEKRGFGLSATPIQLVILATTAAILAFLFWLINRTKFGIAMRAISFDKDVTRLMGIDTDSVISKTFALGSALAAVAGCLVGLYWESITPLMGILPGIKAFVAAVLGGIGSIPGAAAGGLIMGVSEFLVKGYIPANLSALSDAVAFAFLIIVLLVKPTGLFGRSAKEKV from the coding sequence GTGAGGCTGTCGCTTTTGCCGACAACCAGGGGAGGGCGTATCGGCGCAGTTGCGTCGGCAGCGGTTTTGCTGTTGCTGTGGCTTCTTTTCGGCTTCCTTCAAAACAAATACCCTGATAGCGATCTTTTTACCGGCGGCTACCTTGTCCAACTTCTTTTTAATGGTGTGGTGCTCGGCTGCGTATACGCGCTTATCTCACTTGGTTACACGATGGTTTATGGCGTAATCCAGCTGATTAACTTCGCTCACGGTGACATATACATGCTGGGAGCGTACTTCGGCTATTACTTTTTGCGGATTTTCATCCACAGGCTTTACTTCGAGCGTGAATGGCCGCTGTATGCGGCGTTTTTCCTTGCGATGTTTTGCGCGATGGCTCTTTGTGCACTTTGCGGTGTTTTGATGGAAAAGTTCGCGTACCTGCCGCTTCGAAAGTCCACGCGAATCGCCGCGCTAATTACCGCGGTCGGGATGTCGTTTTTCCTCGAAAACCTGGGGATAATCGTTTTTACCGCCAATCCAAAAAGCTTTGCGCCGAAATCGTTCGCCGTTTACACGGCGGAATTCGACAAATCGGCGGATTTCTCCACCCCGATCAGGCGCATCGTTTACGACGCAACGCGCGCGGAAGCGGAGTTGCAGGGCGCGTGCTTCGCGCGCGTTCGGGTGGAAACGGAACTGGGCAAAAGCGATTGGAGCCAGCCTGTCGCGCTGGCGGAGGGCGAAGAATTCGCCGCGGGAGGATTCGAGGAGCAATCCGGCTCAAAACTGGAAGCGCCGACGGGATTGACGATTAACAGGAAGCCTGGCAAGACGACCGGAAGCGTTGAACTTAAATGGGCTGAGACTCCCGCAAGGATTAGAAATATAAGGTCGGTGTTCGGCTCGAACGCAGTTTACATTCCGCTCGATTTTGGTCTTCGAACTAATCCGGCAAACGCAGCCTCATCAGACTACGATGCGGCCGAAAAGCGCGGGTTCGGTCTGAGCGCAACGCCGATTCAGCTGGTAATCCTGGCTACGACAGCTGCCATCCTTGCGTTTCTATTCTGGCTGATCAACCGGACAAAGTTCGGCATTGCAATGCGGGCAATAAGCTTTGACAAGGATGTTACGCGGCTGATGGGCATTGACACCGATTCCGTTATCAGCAAAACATTCGCGCTGGGCTCGGCACTTGCTGCGGTTGCAGGATGTCTTGTGGGGCTGTACTGGGAGAGCATTACGCCGCTAATGGGCATCCTTCCGGGAATCAAGGCGTTCGTCGCAGCTGTTTTGGGCGGTATCGGCAGCATTCCGGGCGCTGCGGCTGGCGGCCTGATTATGGGAGTGTCCGAGTTCCTCGTGAAGGGCTATATTCCGGCCAATCTAAGCGCGTTGTCTGATGCAGTGGCGTTTGCATTCCTTATCATCGTATTACTTGTCAAACCCACGGGGCTGTTTGGAAGGTCCGCCAAGGAGAAGGTGTGA